The Chroicocephalus ridibundus chromosome 2, bChrRid1.1, whole genome shotgun sequence genome includes a region encoding these proteins:
- the RNF19A gene encoding E3 ubiquitin-protein ligase RNF19A, producing MKFNPFLMSDLDMSLHRQMGSDRDLQSSASSVSLPSVKKAPKKRRISLGSLFRRKKDTKRKSRDLNGGVDGIASIESIHSEMCMDKNSIFSTCTSSDNGTTSSSKPSGDFMECPLCLLRHSKDRFPEIMTCHHRSCVDCLRQYLRIEISESRVNISCPECSERFNPHDIRLILNDDILMEKYEEFMLRRWLVADPDCRWCPAPDCGYAVIAFGCASCPKLTCGREGCGTEFCYHCKQIWHPNQTCDAARQERAQSLRLRTIRSSSISYSQESGAAADDIKPCPRCAAYIIKMNDGSCNHMTCAVCGCEFCWLCMKEISDLHYLSPSGCTFWGKKPWSRKKKILWQLGTLVGAPVGIALIAGIAIPAMIIGIPVYVGRKIHNRYEGKDISKHKRNLAIAGGVTLSVIVSPVVAAVTVGIGVPIMLAYVYGVVPISLCRSGGCGVSAGNGKGVRIEFDDENDINVGGTNAAVDTTSVAEARHNPSIGEGSVGGLTGSLSASGSHMDRIGAIRDNLSETASTMALAGASITGSLSGSAMVNCFNRLEVQADVQKERYSLSGESGTVSLGTVSDNASTKAMAGSILNSYIPLDREGNSMEVQVDIESKPAKFRHNSGSSSVDDGSAAGRSNACCSSACLPESKSSATKWSKETTAGKKCKGKLRKKSSMKINETREDMDAQLLEQQSTNSSEFDSPSLSDSIPSVADSHSSHFSEFSCSDMESMKTSCSHGSSDYHTRFTTVSVLPEVENDRLENSPQPSGIPVPVPTAPSTDVPQLSYIAEESINNGSSTDVDLGVGEALKETNNNHSQHAVELSTAIQTEI from the exons ATGAAATTTAACCCATTTCTGATGAGTGACCTAGACATGAGTTTACATCGGCAAATGGGCTCTGATCGGGACCTCCAGTCTTCTGCTTCCTCTGTGAGCTTGCCATCGGTTAAAAAGGcaccaaagaaaagaagaatttcaTTGGGCTCTCTCTTTcggagaaaaaaagacacaaaacgcAAGTCTAGGGATTTAAATGGAGGTGTTGATGGAATTGCAAGTATTGAAAGTATTCATTCAGAAATGTGTATGGACAAGAACTCAATTTTCTCCACATGTACCTCTTCTGATAACGGAACAACCTCTAGCAGCAAACCAAGTGGAGACTTCATGGAATGCCCCTTGTGCCTTTTGCGGCACTCCAAGGACAGGTTCCCGGAGATAATGACTTGTCACCATAGATCTTGTGTGGATTGCTTGCGTCAGTATCTCCGGATAGAAATCTCCGAGAGCAGAGTTAATATTAGCTGTCCAGAATGCTCAGAACGATTTAATCCTCATGACATTCGTTTGATATTAAACGATGACATCTTGATGGAAAAATACGAAGAGTTTATGCTTAGGCGATGGCTGGTTGCAGATCCTGATTGTAggtggtgcccagctccagattgTGG ATATGCTGTGATCGCTTTTGGATGTGCCAGCTGTCCCAAACTTACGTGTGGACGAGAAGGCTGTGGAACAGAGTTTTGCTACCACTGTAAGCAGATTTGGCATCCCAACCAGACCTGCGATGCTGCTCGCCAGGAGAGAGCTCAAAGTCTGCGCCTGAGAACAATTCGTTCTTCATCTATTAGTTACAGCCAGGAATCTGGAGCAGCAG ctgATGACATAAAGCCATGCCCACGCTGTGCTGCttatataataaaaatgaatgatgGAAGCTGCAATCATATGACTTGTGCTGTCTGTGGCTGTGAATTCTGTTGGCTGTGTATGAAAGAGATCTCAGATTTACATTATTTAAg CCCATCAGGTTGCacattttggggaaagaaacCATGGAGCCGTAAGAAGAAAATATTGTGGCAACTAGGGACGCTTGTCGGAGCTCCTGTAGGAATTGCCTTAATCGCTGGTATTGCTATTCCTGCTATGATTATTGGAATTCCCGTGTATGTGGGACGTAAG aTTCACAATCGATATGAAGgcaaagacatttcaaagcacAAGCGAAACTTGGCTATAGCAGGTGGTGTAACCTTATCTGTAATTGTTTCTCCGGTTGTAGCTGCAGTAACTGTAG GTATTGGTGTTCCTATTATGCTGGCTTATGTGTATGGAGTTGTTCCAATTTCCCTCTGCCGAAGTGGGGGCTGCGGTGTGTCAGCAGGCAATGGAAAAGGTGTCCGGATAGAATTTGATGATGAAAATGATATAAATGTTGGTGGAACAAATGCAGCTGTAG ATACCACTTCAGTAGCAGAGGCACGTCATAACCCCAGCATAGGCGAAGGAAGCGTCGGAGGACTGACTGGCAGCTTGAGTGCAAGTGGTAGCCACATGGACAGAATAGGAGCCATTCGAGACAACCTAAGTGAAACTGCTAGTACCATGGCCCTGGCTGGGGCTAGTATAACAGGGAGTCTCTCAGGAAGTGCGATGGTTAACTGCTTTAACAG GCTGGAAGTACAAGCAGATGTCCAGAAGGAACGGTACAGTCTGAGTGGAGAATCTGGCACAGTTAGCTTGGGAACGGTTAGTGACAATGCCAGTACCAAAGCAATGGCAGGATCCATTCTGAACTCCTACATCCCTTTGGACAG GGAAGGCAACAGTATGGAAGTGCAAGTGGATATTGAATCAAAGCCAGCCAAATTCAGACACAACAGCGGAAGCAGTAGTGTTGATGACGGCAGCGCTGCAGGTCGTAGTAATGCCTGTTGTTCCTCAGCCTGCTTGCCAGAAAGCAAATCTAGTGCCACCAAGTGGtccaaagaaacaacagcaggaaagaaatgtAAAGGTAAACTGAGAAAGAAGAGTAGCATGAAGATAAACGAGACAAGAGAGGACATGGATGCTCAGCTGTTGGAACAACAAAGCACAAACTCCAGTGAATTTGACTCTCCCTCTCTTAGCGATAGCATTCCATCTGTAGCGGATTCTCACTCAAGTCATTTTTCTGAGTTTAGTTGCTCGGATATGGAAAGTATGAAAACTTCCTGTAGCCACGGTTCCAGCGACTATCATACTCGCTTCACCACAGTCAGTGTTCTCCCAGAGGTGGAAAATGATCGCTTGGAAAACTCTCCACAGCCAAGTGGAATCCCTGTGCCTGTTCCAACAGCCCCAAGCACTGATGTTCCACAGCTGAGTTACATTGCTGAGGAAAGCATTAATAATGGATCTTCGACGGATGTAGATTTAGGTGTTGGTGaagcactgaaagaaacaaacaacaaccatTCACAACATGCTGTGGAATTAAGCACTGCTATTCAGACTGAAATTTAA